The genomic segment TTTTTGAGTGATTGGTAATAATGATATTCAGGGTATTATATAAACACACATTTATGACTCCGTTGATTTAATCCGATTTATCAAAAAATCAACAGAAAAAGGCTCCATTTATGATTCGTTTGTCTGAGATCAGTAAAATTTGTGCATATAAGAAAGTCCGATTTTCTCATAATTTTTTTACCATAGTAAATCAGCATAGTCATTTATAGCTGTTCAACTATTTAATTCCTTGAATGTTTGCTTCTTTTTAAGTATGAAACATCTAATTCTGATAATTGAACAATGTTTGGTCATTTGTAAATTTTCGAGGGTATTATATTTAGAAATTTTAATCAAAATTTCTAAATAGGTTATTAATGAAAATAACTCATTTCCCCCTCACAAGATGTTAAAATACTGATTTTAAATTGCAAATCCATATCATAAGATGACCAGGTTCTTGCAATGTTATGTAATTAGATTTATTCTATCAATAAACTAAATAAACGAAAAAGGAACTATTATGAAAGTCCATTACCACATGCAGTCTTCCAGTTATGAAAATTTGACTCTTACTATTTGGGATAAGAACGATCATAAAGTAAAAGAAGATATGTGTGTTATTGATAAAAAAGATGACTTCGGTGTCATTATTGATGTTAAAGAAAAGAAAATACTGAATTGTAATGAAATTGAAATGCAGTTTCAAATAGATAAGCAAAAAAATGCTGAAATATTTAATATGTCCTTAAAACCTAAGCCACCAAGTGACATTTGGATAATTGAAGGTGAAACTGATATTTTTACAAGTATTCCAAATATAAACATAGTTGAGAAGCATAAAAATAAAATGGAAGTATCGAATACTCAAAAATCAGAAGTTGAAATAAAAGCTGAAGACCAAATATATGTTGAAAATGAATATCCAACTGTATCAAGAAATGAGTTAAAAGCTGAACTAAATAAACTGTTTTTAGATTTGAGAAATTTGGAAGATAAAGCTGACTTATTAAGAAGTCAAACTACGATAGATGACATGGATTCAAGTCCAGATTACAAATTTATAAGAGAGGTTCTTGACGTTGATATTGATTTTTTACAATCTGCTTATAAAGGAATGAGAAACATTGTTATTTCAATTCAAGATAGACAAGAAAAAATAGCGGACACATTGTATAATTTAAATAAACAAGCACAAGTTTCATTAGACGAGTTAAAAAATGACTTTGAATCTTCAAGAATTAAACTGAAAGAACGTATTGAAGATGTTCAAAGTGATTTTCACAGCAATATCGAGAGTATACAAGGCGATCTGAAAGCCCAGATTGAAGGTGTTCACAATGATTTTCGCGGCAATATTGATAGTGTGCAAGGTGAACTGAAAGGCCATATTGACGGTATTCAAAGTGAGTTTAACGCGTTTATTGATAGTGTGCAAGGTGAACTGAAAGGCCATATTGAAAGTGTTCACAATGATTTTCGCGGCAATATTAATAGTGTGCAAGGTGAACTGAAAGGCCAGATTGAAAGTGTTCAAAGTGATTTTCGCGGCAATATTGATAGTGTGCAAGGTGAACTGAAAGGTCAGATTGATGGTATGCAAAATGAGCTTAGTCGTAAAATAGATTCAAATCAAATTAACCTAAAAGATAATAATGAGAAATTAATAAAGATGAATAGTGATTATTACAAAAACTTGAGTATAATAGCTAAGTATGTGTTAAAAATGGCGGAAGTTTTGGAAGTTGATAAAAGCCTTACAAGTCTTGGTTTTAATAGAATTCTGCAAAAGATGTCTGATAATAGATAGATCATTATAGTTTTTCTAAAACAGGAGGATTTCCACTTGTTATAGAATTCTACAAACCATACAGGAATAAAGATATGTCTAAAAATAATGGTGCTAATGTTGTCTTAATTGATTTAGATGATAAAAAAAAATTAGAAGAGAATGAAACATTATATGATAATAATGTAATGTTTATAGCAAATGCAAGAGAGCAAATAGAACATTATTATAAGCATGGAAGTATTATTGATAAAAAATTTATAGAATTTATTAAAGATGAAATCTTTAGGTTTCAGGAAATAACTGTTGACCTAAAAGATTTAAACAATGACAGGTTTTATAGCTTTTGTGATCATATTTTAATTAGTTTGCAAGCTATTATAGAAGCTGATCGATCATTAATTGATCTGAGTAAAAAACAACTTGAAGACGGATTTTTTAATAGGTTGTTGTCGAATGCTACTACTGAGTATTCAACTATAAATAGAAGGATGAACATATTTACAAAACTTATTAAAAAATTACAAGCCAGAGAAGCTAAAAACATCGCTGATATTAATAATAATTTTAAAGCAATATATCAGTTTATTGAATCAATAGATAAAGAGTATCCAGAATATTTTCTTGATGTTCTTTTTGGTAAAATAAGAAAAAAACAGGATGAAATAAATGATAGTCAATCTCAGACACAAGAGCAAATTCAAGAGCAATACCATGAAATAATTGAGATTATTAAAGGTGTGAGGGACAGTATAGACAGTAATGGTATTGTAAAGACATTTCAACCATTAATCAGAGAAATAATTGAAACAGAACTAGACGAAAAAGGGAAATTTATAAAGCTTCTAACAAATAAAATTATTAAAATTAGTGAAGAAAAAGATATTGAATTAGAAAATGATTTTCAAATAATTGTTGATAGGATAGTCGGTAGAGGTTCGCAGAACAATGTAAATATGGCTAGAGAAAATACCGTTCTCGGCCTTAGACAACTTAGTGAAACAGATATTGATGAAATACTTGGAAATAAAATTGTTAAAATTGTTAACAAAAAATCAGATTTTAATGATGCCCTAACAAAAATTGGATCTCAAATTAATCAACTTATCACATTTGGCGGAAAAAATAATGTTGCAATGGAATTTTTTTATGGCTTTTCTTTATCTATTTATTACTACAATGTTATAATAAATGGTGTTGCAATTAGTAATAATTTTTTGTCTGAAGACAATAAGGGGGACTTTTTTTTAAAGGAATTTGAAAGATTGACTGATGAATATGAAAGTAGATTTGAAAACAACCCACAAATATATGCTAGTTATACAAAATTATTTAGGAAAACAATATTTATCAACGGTGAGATGTTGCTTGTCCATATATTTGTTAAATCTATTGATTCAAAAAGAGCATATTTTTTTACTGATCAAGAACCTACCACTTTTTTTAAAGACCAAATAACAGAAATATTGCAAGAGAAACAAGAAGGAGATTATTTTAACACAGTTAGACATCGTATCCAAACCATAATAGATAATTATAATCTTCCCAAAATTGAAGTAACTGTCTATAAAAGTAACGGATTTGAACTCCCTTTTGATATACATAATTCGGTAATAGTTTCAAGGCATGGTGAAAAACATCTTTCTTCAGAATTTGAAGAAGAATTATCTATAATCATTGATGATATAATAAAATTCTATTACAAAAATAATAAATCTTTTTTTTCCCGTTTTATTCCAAGAACACAAAGCTACAATAATAAAAAGGGTTGCTGGTATTACTGGGCAAATATGAATAAGAAAAAATATTTAGCCATAAGAATGCTTGAACCTTTATCAAAAAAAGATGAAGCACAATTTATAACTCATGTTACTAATAACATTTGGAAAAATATTATTAATATTCAATCAATATCTGAAATTCAAGAATGGGTCTATTCGTTTATATCAGGAGAGAGGAATGGATTTATTTTTGGTCAATTTAAAATACCTAAGATAGTCAGATTTATGTATCAGAGCGTCATCCCAATAATATTGCTAACATTGCTAATATTCATTGTAAAAAACGATTATTCTCTCTTGTCAAATTATAAGGAACAATTAGATTTAAAAATAAAAAATATATCAACAGAATTACGTAATGAAATAAAAGAAAAAGCACTGAAAGATGTATTAAAAATTGCTAAACCCCAAATAGAACTAATTAAAGATTGTTTAAGTCCATTTATTTTCAAAGATAAAGAGGTATCCGTAGAGGGCCTTTCAACAAATGATTATCTAAGACTTGAAAGAATTGTTGATAATTTGAACTTAAATACCGAAAAGTATAGAATTAATATAAAACTTCTTAAAAGTGCTGACAAAAAGTTGAATTTACAAAGAGCGAAAAGTATTGGACTATTTTTACATCTTAATGTAGAGACTAATATCATAATAACAATTGATGAAAATGTTGATGATAAAGTACTAGGGCATGGTGTATATTTGCAATGTCAATAAAGGTGAATAATGAATAAATCAAAAATATTTATCAAATTATCCAATGATATTCAAAAAGTAATTTCTGAAAGTAGTTTGAGTATTTCCGATATTCTCGAAGCTTCAAAGATTGATGCAAATATTGAATATGGAGTTTTACCAGAATCATCAAACAAAGGTTCAAGAACTAAAGATGTTGTTCCAATTATATTAGCTGGAAGCGGAGCAGTACTATCAATAAGCTTGGCTATCTCCCAAATTTTGAATACTCTTTACAGTAAACCACATTTTGTTGAATGTTTGCTTGAAAAAAAAATAAAAGATAAAAATGGTAAAATAATCAAATCAGAATTTGTTAAAACATTTAAATTCATAGAACCTTCCAAAAAGGAAAGAATAAAAGTACTTGATATGAAAGCAGGTAATATCGTTCTTCACTTTTCATCAACAGAAAAACCTCAAATAATTGATAGTAAAAAGAAGTAAGTAAAATGGCAAAAAAAGCATTCATTGTTGGCGTCAACACATATGGTTTACAGTATGCAGAGAAAGATGCATCACGAATGGAAGAGTGCCTAAAAAAATATCAATATGAAATATTCAAGACAAATGGAAACAAAAAAGACATAATCAGTTGTTTTGATTCAATGCTGGATAGCTGTAATCAAACAGATATTGTTATTGTATATTTTTCTGGCCATGCAATTATTGAAGGAAATGCATTATATTTTTTGCTTGAAGAAACTCCGATGAATTCGAGTAAAATCAATATTGATCATTTAATTTTAAAATTTAATAAATCTAACCGTGCAAGTAGCAAATTAGTTATTTTAGATTGCTGTAATTCAGGTTCCGCAAGATGGGACTCTCATTTTGCTGATAATATTTTTATTTTAACATCAAGCGGTCGTTTTGAACGT from the Desulfonema limicola genome contains:
- a CDS encoding pullulanase-associated domain-containing protein; the protein is MKVHYHMQSSSYENLTLTIWDKNDHKVKEDMCVIDKKDDFGVIIDVKEKKILNCNEIEMQFQIDKQKNAEIFNMSLKPKPPSDIWIIEGETDIFTSIPNINIVEKHKNKMEVSNTQKSEVEIKAEDQIYVENEYPTVSRNELKAELNKLFLDLRNLEDKADLLRSQTTIDDMDSSPDYKFIREVLDVDIDFLQSAYKGMRNIVISIQDRQEKIADTLYNLNKQAQVSLDELKNDFESSRIKLKERIEDVQSDFHSNIESIQGDLKAQIEGVHNDFRGNIDSVQGELKGHIDGIQSEFNAFIDSVQGELKGHIESVHNDFRGNINSVQGELKGQIESVQSDFRGNIDSVQGELKGQIDGMQNELSRKIDSNQINLKDNNEKLIKMNSDYYKNLSIIAKYVLKMAEVLEVDKSLTSLGFNRILQKMSDNR